Proteins encoded by one window of Arabidopsis thaliana chromosome 2, partial sequence:
- a CDS encoding UNC-50 family protein (UNC-50 family protein; CONTAINS InterPro DOMAIN/s: UNC-50 (InterPro:IPR007881); Has 331 Blast hits to 331 proteins in 162 species: Archae - 0; Bacteria - 0; Metazoa - 153; Fungi - 93; Plants - 47; Viruses - 0; Other Eukaryotes - 38 (source: NCBI BLink).), producing MLPTTSRSRSSSSSSRANPMFLQYFRRIVKWQQMDVEYTFWQMLNLCTSPKVVYQHTKYHKQTKNQWARDDPAFIVICSLLLVVATVAYCVTYDHSSSHAVVVVVSVLFTHFLITGAVIATCCWFLTNSYLREETPNSHVVEQRVEWLYTFDVHCNSFFPMFVLLYVVHYFLSPLLIAHGFIPLLLSNLLFMVGASYYHYLNFLGYDVLPFLERTTFFLYPIGVVIVLSPILILSGFNPSRYFMNMYFSQRL from the exons ATGTTGCCCACAACTTCCAGATCtcgttcttcatcttcttcatcccgAGCTAATCCAATGTTCCTTCAGTACTTTCGTCGTATCGTTAAG TGGCAGCAAATGGATGTTGAATATACTTTCTGGCAAATGCTTAACCTTTGTACATCTCCGAAAGTTGT CTATCAACACACTAAGTATCACAAAC aAACTAAGAACCAATGGGCACGTGATGACCCTGCGTTTATTGTGATCTGTAGCCTGCTTCTTGTTGTTGCAACTGTAGCCTATTGTGTCAC GTATGACCATAGTAGCTCTCATGCCGTCGTCGTAGTCGTTTCAGTTTTGTTCACCCATTTCTTAATCACCGGAGCAGTTATAGCTACATGCTGTTG GTTTTTGACAAATTCTTACCTTCGCGAGGAGACTCCAAACAGTCATGTGGTGGAACAACGCGTTGAATG GCTGTATACATTTGATGTTCACTGCAACTCGTTCTTTCCAATGTTTGTGCTGCTCTACG TCGTACATTACTTCTTATCACCGCTCCTGATAGCACACGGATTCATCCCTTTACTGCTATCGAATCTGCTTTTCATGGTCGGGGCTTCGTACTACCATTATCTTAACTTCCTAGGATATGACG TGCTTCCATTTTTGGAGCGAACAACATTCTTCCTCTACCCAATCGGAGTTGTCATTGTCCTGTCTCCTATTC TTATCTTAAGCGGATTCAACCCGTCAAGATATTTCATGAACATGTACTTCAGCCAaaggttataa
- a CDS encoding zinc knuckle (CCHC-type) protein-like protein (zinc knuckle (CCHC-type) protein-related; BEST Arabidopsis thaliana protein match is: zinc ion binding;nucleic acid binding (TAIR:AT3G43470.1); Has 30201 Blast hits to 17322 proteins in 780 species: Archae - 12; Bacteria - 1396; Metazoa - 17338; Fungi - 3422; Plants - 5037; Viruses - 0; Other Eukaryotes - 2996 (source: NCBI BLink).) encodes MRVSMTLFRSKENHRMLNNFAKLNGGDDVRMGADVPADALVDRLLVGFFYGPSDRLPEVLHVSNQLVRTKESYPFLPFCASQSHIWKPGDPLRHLEPFTLNPWCIIPYVNPRSQDFPFPELNEIKSQQLYFDHLLGIKKLPTMTLDVPKSHHFQPKLSRLKTHHNFPYLADFVIKVPTTIFSFIVAISLLL; translated from the exons ATGAGAGTGTCAATGACACTATTCAGATCAAAGGAGAACCACCGGATGCTCAACAATTTCGCAAAACTCAAT GGAGGGGATGATGTAAGAATGGGAGCTGACGTACCGGCTGATGCACTCGTTGACAGACTGCttgttggatttttttatGGACCTTCTGACAGACTACCTGAAGTACTTCATGTATCAAACCAGCTTGTGCGAACTAAGGAAAGCTATCCTTTCCTTCCCTTTTGTGCGTCCCAGAGCCACATATGGAAGCCTGGAGATCCTCTACGCCACCTAGAACCATTCACACTTAATCCTTGGTGCATCATTCCTTATGTGAACCCGCGGAGCCAAGACTTTCCTTTTCCGGAGCTAAATGAGATCAAATCACAACAACTCTATTTTGATCATCTTTTGGGAATTAAGAAGCTTCCTACAATGACTCTAGACGTCCCAAAATCACATCACTTCCAGCCCAAGTTGTCAAGACTCAAGACACATCACAACTTTCCTTATTTGGCCGATTTCGTCATTAAAGTTCCAACAaccatattttcatttattgttgcgatttctttacttctttag
- the LIP1 gene encoding lipase 1 (lipase 1 (LIP1); CONTAINS InterPro DOMAIN/s: AB-hydrolase-associated lipase region (InterPro:IPR006693), Alpha/beta hydrolase fold-1 (InterPro:IPR000073); BEST Arabidopsis thaliana protein match is: Myzus persicae-induced lipase 1 (TAIR:AT5G14180.1); Has 1912 Blast hits to 1877 proteins in 247 species: Archae - 0; Bacteria - 112; Metazoa - 1231; Fungi - 287; Plants - 167; Viruses - 0; Other Eukaryotes - 115 (source: NCBI BLink).): MKWLLVAVLTSLTIFSALTQSHLLHGSPVNSLCADLIHPANYSCTEHSIQTKDGYILALQRVASLGPRLQSGPPVLLQHGLFMAGDVWFLNSPKESLGFILADHGFDVWVGNVRGTRYSYGHVTLSDTDKEFWDWSWQDLAMYDLAEMIQYLYSISNSKIFLVGHSQGTIMSFAALTQPHVAEMVEAAALLCPISYLDHVTAPLVERMVFMHLDQMVVALGLHQINFRSDMLVKLVDSLCEGHMDCTDFLTSITGTNCCFNASKIEYYLDYEPHPSSVKNIRHLFQMIRKGTFAQYDYGYFKNLRTYGLSKPPEFILSHIPASLPMWMGYGGTDGLADVTDVEHTLAELPSSPELLYLEDYGHIDFVLGSSAKEDVYKHMIQFFRAKVKSSSW, encoded by the exons ATGAAATGGTTGCTCGTCGCCGTATTGACCTCTCTTACGATCTTCTCCGCCTTAACACAGTCCCATCTCCTCCATGGATCTCCGGTCAATTCTCTCTGCGCTGATCTCATTCATCCCGCTAATTACTCCTGCACTGAACACAGT attCAAACAAAGGATGGTTACATATTAGCTCTTCAACGTGTAGCTTCTCTTGGTCCAAGACTTCAATCTGGTCCACCTGTTTTGCTTCAGCACGGTCTCTTTATG GCTGGAGATGTGTGGTTCTTGAATTCACCAAAAGAGTCACTAGGTTTCATTCTTGCTGATCATGGGTTTGATGTTTGGGTTGGAAATGTTCGTGGTACACGTTACAGTTATGGACATGTAACTTTGTCTGACACTGATAAG GAGTTTTGGGACTGGAGTTGGCAAGATTTGGCAATGTATGACTTGGCAGAAATGATTCAGTATCTGTATTCAATTTCAAACTCCAAAATTTTCCTTGTTGGACATTCTCAG GGGACTATCATGTCTTTTGCTGCTCTTACTCAGCCGCATGTTGCGGAAATGGTTGAAGCAGCTGCGTTGCTTTGTCCAATATCATATTTGGATCATGTCACAGCTCCTCTTGTTGAAAGAATGGTTTTTATGCATCTCGATCAG ATGGTAGTTGCTCTTGGGCTGCATCAAATAAACTTTAGAAG TGATATGTTAGTtaaacttgttgattcgttaTGCGAAGGGCATATGGATTGCACTGATTTCCTCACATCCATAACag GGACGAATTGTTGTTTCAACGCCTCGAAGATAGAATACTATCTAGATTACGAGCCTCACCCATCATCTGTCAAGAATATTCGACATCTTTTCCAAA TGATTCGGAAGGGAACCTTTGCACAATACGACTACGGGTATTTCAAAAATCTACGGACTTATGGGCTGTCGAAACCTCCAGAATTCATACTAAGCCACATCCCGGCATCATTACCAATGTGGATGGGGTATGGTGGAACTGATGGTTTAGCAGATGTGACAGATGTGGAACATACTCTCGCGGAACTACCTTCCAGTCCAGAGTTACTATATCTTGAGGATTATGGTCACATTGACTTTGTGCTTGGCTCAAGTGCTAAAGAAGATGTCTATAAGCACATGATTCAATTTTTCAGAGCAAAGGTTAAGTCTAGTAGTtggtaa
- a CDS encoding Plant basic secretory protein (BSP) family protein (Plant basic secretory protein (BSP) family protein; INVOLVED IN: defense response; LOCATED IN: endomembrane system; EXPRESSED DURING: seedling growth; CONTAINS InterPro DOMAIN/s: Uncharacterised protein family, basic secretory protein (InterPro:IPR007541); BEST Arabidopsis thaliana protein match is: Plant basic secretory protein (BSP) family protein (TAIR:AT2G15130.1); Has 296 Blast hits to 296 proteins in 84 species: Archae - 0; Bacteria - 59; Metazoa - 0; Fungi - 66; Plants - 170; Viruses - 0; Other Eukaryotes - 1 (source: NCBI BLink).), whose translation MTFHKIFFVISLMLVVSLVNAVDYSVVDNSGDSTGGRRFRGEIGGISYGTQTLRSATDFVWRLFQQTNPSDRKSVTKITLFMENGDGVAYNSANEIHFNVGYLAGVSGDVKREFTGVVYHEVVHSWQWNGAGRAPGGLIEGIADYVRLKAGYAPSHWVGPGRGDRWDQGYDVTARFLDYCNGLRNGFVAELNKKMRNGYSDGFFVDLLGKDVNQLWREYKAKYGQ comes from the coding sequence ATGACGtttcacaaaatcttttttgtaaTCTCTCTGATGCTCGTTGTCTCATTAGTTAATGCTGTTGACTACTCGGTCGTCGACAATTCCGGTGACTCTACCGGAGGAAGGAGATTCCGGGGAGAGATCGGTGGCATAAGCTACGGCACACAGACACTAAGATCTGCGACAGACTTTGTGTGGCGTTTGTTCCAACAAACCAACCCTTCAGACAGAAAGTCAGTTACAAAGATCACACTGTTCATGGAGAACGGTGACGGAGTAGCGTACAACTCTGCAAACGAGATACATTTCAACGTGGGATATCTCGCGGGTGTATCGGGAGATGTAAAGAGGGAATTTACCGGTGTAGTTTATCATGAGGTGGTCCATTCTTGGCAGTGGAACGGTGCGGGTCGGGCTCCGGGTGGGCTTATCGAAGGGATAGCGGATTACGTGAGGCTGAAAGCGGGTTACGCTCCAAGTCATTGGGTCGGGCCTGGTCGTGGTGATAGGTGGGATCAAGGTTATGACGTTACCGCGAGGTTCTTGGATTATTGTAACGGTTTGAGGAATGGGTTTGTGGCCGAGCTgaacaagaagatgaggaaTGGTTATAGTGATGGCTTCTTCGTTGATTTGCTTGGGAAAGACGTGAATCAATTATGGAGAGAGTACAAGGCCAAGTATGGTCAATGA
- a CDS encoding Zinc knuckle (CCHC-type) family protein (Zinc knuckle (CCHC-type) family protein; FUNCTIONS IN: zinc ion binding, nucleic acid binding; LOCATED IN: cellular_component unknown; CONTAINS InterPro DOMAIN/s: Zinc finger, CCHC-type (InterPro:IPR001878); BEST Arabidopsis thaliana protein match is: zinc ion binding;nucleic acid binding (TAIR:AT3G43470.1); Has 78 Blast hits to 75 proteins in 14 species: Archae - 0; Bacteria - 2; Metazoa - 2; Fungi - 0; Plants - 71; Viruses - 1; Other Eukaryotes - 2 (source: NCBI BLink).), with amino-acid sequence METIIYSSSDEEDSYGCSQDSYYNETRFVESWHDDGYSSSSDFEEEPDGGAPEPEPPDRYSSHATPPSYSKPWISWNPIPKTNFYPTFYPTRKVIYKLFVHNGSKTYGPEFFLFSGLGYLQWESNMNYYFEFHSTAQEDKLSIALGQLKGSALWWWDQDEYNRWYERRAPIRTWERLKWNMCAKYSPQSLSPAHVVQQKQKPTFLPQMQATTQGKCTFQTKHVELTCYRCKQEGHIAKICPTRETTTKVGLEQQELLKAKEKQEIVSSPKGKNEQAETCQTDLNNSMNVITHLSSAKSIAKVSGTKENITDQGEASTMEKVFTEESKNQGGPTLDEITVNKDESVNDTIQIKGEPSDAQQFPKTQCNLLNPYTLQWTNLTYLCVGKKVLRTKPLEEGGDDVRMGADVPADALVDRLLAGFFDGLSDGLPEVLHVSNQLVRTKESYPFLPFCASQSHIWKLGDPLRHPEPFTLNP; translated from the coding sequence ATGGAGACAATAATCTACTCTAGCTCTGATGAAGAGGACTCATATGGATGTAGTCAAGACTCGTACTACAACGAGACTAGATTTGTTGAGTCATGGCATGATGATGGCTACTCATCAAGCTCGGATTTTGAGGAAGAACCAGATGGTGGAGCACCTGAACCGGAACCACCAGACCGTTATAGCAGCCATGCCACACCGCCGAGCTATTCGAAGCCATGGATCTCATGGAATCCCATACCCAAGACCAATTTCTATCCTACTTTCTACCCCACTCGCAAagttatatacaaattatttgtGCATAATGGTAGTAAAACTTACGGACCtgaattctttttgttttcaggattGGGCTATCTACAGTGGGAGAGTAATATGAATTACTATTTTGAGTTTCATTCCACAGCACAAGAAGACAAGCTTTCGATTGCCCTAGGACAACTTAAGGGTAGTGCTTTGTGGTGGTGGGATCAAGATGAGTACAACCGATGGTATGAAAGGAGAGCACCGATCCGAACATGGGAGAGACTAAAGTGGAACATGTGTGCAAAATACTCCCCACAAAGTTTGTCACCAGCACATGTGGtgcaacaaaagcaaaaaccaaCATTTTTGCCTCAAATGCAAGCGACAACTCAAGGTAAGTGTACTTTTCAAACAAAGCATGTTGAACTAACATGTTACAGGTGTAAACAAGAGGGACACATTGCCAAGATCTGCCCCACGAGAGAGACTACAACAAAGGTAGGATTGGAGCAACAAGAATTGTTAAAGGctaaagagaaacaagaaattgttTCAAGTCCAAAAGGTAAAAATGAACAAGCCGAAACTTGTCAAACTGATTTAAACAACTCAATGAATGTGATAACACACTTGTCTAGTGCCAAAAGCATTGCGAAAGTTTCaggtacaaaagaaaacattacaGATCAAGGAGAAGCTTCAACAATGGAGAAAGTGTTCACGgaagaaagtaaaaaccaaGGAGGACCAACACTGGACGAAATTACTGTGAATAAAGATGAGAGTGTCAATGACACTATTCAGATCAAAGGAGAACCATCGGATGCTCAACAATTTCCCAAAACTCAATGTAACCTTCTAAACCCTTATACACTTCAATGGACTAACTTGACTTATCTATGTGTAGGTAAAAAAGTTTTGAGGACAAAACCTCTTGAAGAAGGAGGGGATGATGTAAGAATGGGAGCTGACGTACCGGCTGATGCACTTGTTGACAGACTGCTTGCTGGATTTTTTGATGGACTTTCTGACGGACTACCTGAAGTACTTCACGTATCAAACCAGCTTGTGCGAACTAAGGAAAGCTATCCTTTCCTTCCCTTTTGTGCGTCCCAGAGCCACATATGGAAGCTTGGAGATCCTTTACGCCACCCAGAACCATTCACACTTAATCCTTAG
- a CDS encoding Plant basic secretory protein (BSP) family protein (Plant basic secretory protein (BSP) family protein; FUNCTIONS IN: molecular_function unknown; INVOLVED IN: defense response; LOCATED IN: endomembrane system; CONTAINS InterPro DOMAIN/s: Uncharacterised protein family, basic secretory protein (InterPro:IPR007541); BEST Arabidopsis thaliana protein match is: Plant basic secretory protein (BSP) family protein (TAIR:AT2G15130.1); Has 102 Blast hits to 102 proteins in 17 species: Archae - 0; Bacteria - 0; Metazoa - 0; Fungi - 0; Plants - 102; Viruses - 0; Other Eukaryotes - 0 (source: NCBI BLink).) — protein sequence MACHEIFLVICLMLAVSMVNAVDFFVVDNTGDSPGGRKFRDEIGGVSYGKQSVRSATDFTWRLFQQTNPLDRKTITNITLFIENSNSVAYNTNLGKEIHFQR from the coding sequence atggcttgTCACGAAATCTTCCTTGTAATCTGTCTAATGCTCGCAGTCTCTATGGTCAATGCAGTTGACTTCTTTGTTGTCGACAATACTGGCGACTCTCCTGGAGGAAGGAAATTTCGAGATGAGATCGGCGGCGTCAGTTATGGCAAACAATCAGTGAGATCTGCAACAGACTTCACGTGGCGTTTGTTCCAACAAACTAACCCTTTAGACAGAAAGACCATTACAAACATCACACTCTTCATAGAGAATAGTAACAGCGTGGCCTACAACACGAACTTGGGAAAGGAGATACATTTTCAACGCTAG